AGGGTGCGTGTAAGAACGGTTTTTAAACCTTCTATATGCGTGCCGCCATCCACCGTGCGGATGTTGTTGGCGAAACCCAGAATGCTGTCGGAATAGGCATCGACGCACCACTGCAGTGCCGCTTCCACCGAGACACCATCTTTTTCCGAGTTCACATAAATAATTTCTGGATGCAGAGGATCTTTCTCCGCATTCATATAGGCAACGTATTCCTTAATTCCACCTTCGTAGAAATACAGCTCTTCACGGGGCTGGCCCTCTGAATCCCGGGCAGCCTGTCGTTCATCGCGAAACACGATGCGCACACCACCATTCAAATAAGCCAGCTCACGCAAACGGGCCGAGAGCGTGGAGTAATCAAACTCAATGCCGACCGTGAAAATCTCGTGGTCGGGCTTGAAGCACACGCTGGTGCCAGTGACCCCTTTTTCTTCAGCAGGCTGGGGCTCTGAAACAAGGCTGCCGATGGCGGCACCGCGCTCGAAGCGCTGGCGATGCACCTGGCCTTGGCGGCGCACGGTGACTTCAACCCACTCGCTCAGGGCATTAACGACGGAGACACCAACACCATGCAAACCACCCGAAACCTTGTAGCCACCAGCTCCAAACTTGCCACCGGCGTGCAACACCGTGAGCACGGTTTCCAGGGCGCTTTTCCCTGTGCGGGGATGAACATCCGTGGGGATTCCGCGGCCGTTATCACTCACAAACGCTGAGCCGTCTTCTCCGAGAACAACCGTGATCTCGTTGCAATGCCCAGCCAGGGCCTCATCCACGGCATTGTCCACCACCTCGTACACCAGGTGATGCAGCCCTCGCGGACCGGTGGTACCGATGTACATTCCCGGGCGCTTACGCACCGGCTCCAGGCCTTCAAGAACCTGAATTTGTTCAGCGCCGTAGGCAGCTTGAACTTTTGCGGCTTCGCTCATGCGCTCGTCGTAGGCCCAGCCACCTTTTCATCCTCAACTTACCACCGGTATCCCAGAGGCGCTCGTAGAAGCCTCTGACGCGTCATTTTTAAAGGGGATGCACCCGTCGTTTCTTCGATGAATCAGATCAGCCCTGAATTCGGGACCCCATCCAAGCTTGCGACGAACGCAGAGGCTCCCCTTGTGGTGGCCCTGGTGGGCCCAACGGCGAGCGGCAAAACCGCGCTCGCGCTGGAGATTGCTGAGCACTTCCAGCTCGAGATCCTCAACATCGATTCTCGCCAGCTCTATCGAGAGATGGATATCGGCACGGCCAAACCCACGGCCGAGCAGCAACGGCGCGTGACCCATCACCTCCTGAACCTGCGTTCCCCGAATCAACCGATCACCCTTCAAGAGTTTCAGCAGGAAGCCGCTGCGGCCGTGAACCAAGTTCTCCAGGATCGAGGCGTGGCCTTTCTGGCCGGAGGCAGCGGCCTGTATCTGAAGGCCCTCACCCAGGGATTGCAGCCTCCGGCGGTGCCTCCTCAAGCCGAGCTACGCCGCCAACTCCAGGCACTAGGGCAAACGCGCTGCCATCAACTCCTCCAACAGGCCGACCCCCAAGCCGCCGCCAAGATCGCCCCCGCAGACGCGGTTCGCACCCAACGCGCTCTGGAGGTGCTCTACGCCAGCGGCAAACCGATGAGCAAGCAACAGTCGAGCAATCCGCCGCCCTGGCGCGTACTGGAGCTTGGACTCAACCCCGTGGAGCTGCGATCGCGCATCGCCCAACGAACCCAACAGATTTATCAGGAGGGCTTGATCGAAGAAACGAAGCAGCTGAGCCAGCGCTACGGCCCTGACCTCCCGATGCTGAAAACGATCGGCTATGGCGAAGCTCTCGAGGTGCTGCAAGGAGGCCTGAGCGAAGCGCAAGCCATCGCCATCACCACCAAGCGCACCCAGCAATTCGCCAAGCGTCAACGCACCTGGTTCCGCCGCCAACACAGCCCCCACTGGCTCACAGGTCAGGATGCGCTCAGCGAAGCAATAAGCCTGATCGAAGCAGGTCTAGGCTGAAGAACAATCTCTGCTGAGCAACGCTTTCCATCAGCAGTCCTTCACAACACTGAATGCCTCCACGTCCTCGCTTTGACCGTCGCGCCCCCGTCCGGGAGCTCCCCAACATCAATGACCGCATCAATTACCCACAACTAAGGGTTGTTGATGCAGACGGAGAGCAGCTCGGGGTGATCGACCGGGAGAAGGCATTAGAAGTTGCGCGTGAGCGCGAGCTTGATCTCGTTTTGGTGAGCGAGAAAGCCGATCCGCCGGTTTGCCGGATCATGGACTACGGAAAATTCAAATTCGAGCAAGAAAAGAAGGCCAAAGAAGCAAAGAAAAAATCGCATCAGACCGAAGTCAAAGAGGTCAAGATGCGTTACAAGATCGACCAGCACGATTACGACGTTCGCATCGGCCAAGCGCAGCGCTTCCTTAAAGCGGGCGACAAGGTGAAATGCACGGTGATTTTCCGAGGTCGAGAAATTCAGCACACCGCGTTGGCCGAGGTCTTGCTGCGCCGCATGGCCAAAGACCTGGAAGAGCCCGCCGAGGTGCAACAGCCCCCGAAGCGCGAGGGCCGCAACATGATCATGTTCCTCACACCCCGCAAAGCGCCGCTCTTGAAGAAAGACAAGGAAGAAGGCACGGGGAATAACGCGGTGCGCACCATTCCTTCACCAGCTCGTCGGATCAGCACTCAAGACTGAGCGGTATCCGATAGCGCTGCATCCAACAACAATCGCCAGCCCTCCCTCGCTGAGGCCTGGTGATATTGATCACGGGCCTCACACATGAAGCCATGATCAGCGCCTTCCAAAAGGCTGTAGCGCAAACGAAGCCCGGTGGGATCCTCCGCTCGTAACGCCGCTTGAATCGCCCGCTGATCTGAGCTTGGGATCAGGGAATCAATGCTGCCGCACAAACAATGCAGCTCTCCTTCCACGAATGGCAGCAGCTCCAAGCTGGGGGGCCCTCCACCGGGCCGCCCACGGCTCACTCCTGCCCCATAAAAATCCAAGCTGACTTGCACATCAGCGAGGGTGGCGGCCAGTAGAGCGGCATGTCCCCCAAAGCAGAAGCCCACCACCGTGATTCTCAGCGGTTGGCCATTGGCTGGAAGGGTCCGCCCTAACCAATGGATCGAGGCTTGAACATCGGCAAGGATCCCCTCGGTGCTCGTGGCTTCCTTATGGCGCCGCCCTTCACGGGTGGACTCGGAGTCATACCCCAGCTCCAGCTCTGGAGCCGTGCGCGCAAACAGCGGCATCGCTAGGGCTGGAACACCCGCCGCCGACAAGCGGTCGGCCACACCCCGCACCCAAGGGTTCAAGCCAAAGATCTCGGGAAGCACGATGACGGCACGGGTTGCTGGCTTCGCGCTGCTGGTGGGCGCCCACCAGCAGCGCAAGGGCACGGGACCGGTGTTCACCATCTGCCAGGAGCCTGGCGATGGCTCGGGCCGCAAGGGAGGAAGAGAATAAGATATAGACATCAGCGCATGAAGATAAGCCCCTAGATCGGGGCAAGAATCAGCTCAGCAATTGTCACCAAGCCGTCCAGTCCTTAAGGTGGCCACATCAATCCGGTCCACCGGCGTGCGATTCCACATCCAACAGGAAAGCGACATACCGGCATCGACCCAGCTCTACAACCAGATCTGTTTCGCGATCGCCGCCCGGCACTACCCGCCTGGGCACCGTCTTCCGAGTACGAGACAGCTAGCGATGCAGACAGGCTTGCATCGCAACACCATCAGCAAGGTGTACCGCCAGCTCGAAACCGATGGGGTGGTGGAAGCGATGGCAGGCTCTGGGATCTACGTGCGCGATCAACAGAAACCACGGGAGATCCGAACGCCGCCCCATATCCGCAATCGTGGCGTCACCGATCTCGATCGAGAGGTGCGCAAATGCGTGGATGGCCTGCTCAACGCTGGGTGCACCCTGCAGCAAACCAGAGAACTGCTCACCCGTGAAATCGATTGGCGCCTGCGCTGCGGCGCCCGGGTGCTCGTGAGCACTCCGCGAGAAGACATTGGCGCTTCGATGCTGATCGCAGAAGAACTCGAACCCAACATCAACGTGCCCGTGGAAGTGGTGCCGATGGAAGAGCTCGAAAGCGTGCTCGAAAACGCCAGCAACGGCACGGTGGTCACCAGCAGGTACTTCCTCCAACCGATCGAAGAACTGGCCAAGAAGCACGGCGTGCGCGCTGTGGCCGTGGATCTCAACGACTTCAAAGCTGAGTTGGGGATGCTCAAAGAGCTCCGCCAAGGCAGCTGCGTTGGCCTAGTGAGCATCAGCCCCGGCATCCTGCGCGCCGCTGAGGTGATCCTGCACAGCATGCGCGGCAATGACCTGCTGCTGATGACGGCCACCCCTGACATCGGCAGCCGGCTGTTGGCCCTTCTACGCGCCTCTAGCCACGTGCTCTGTGATCGCCCCAGCATGCCGCTTGTGGAGCAAAGCCTGCGTCAAAACCGCTCCCAACTGATGCGCATGCCCCAAGTGCACTGCGCCGAGAGCTACCTCAGTGGTGACACGATCGAACTGCTGCGCAAAGAAATCGGCCTGGTCAGCCACTGAT
This Synechococcus sp. WH 8016 DNA region includes the following protein-coding sequences:
- a CDS encoding GntR family transcriptional regulator, which encodes MRFHIQQESDIPASTQLYNQICFAIAARHYPPGHRLPSTRQLAMQTGLHRNTISKVYRQLETDGVVEAMAGSGIYVRDQQKPREIRTPPHIRNRGVTDLDREVRKCVDGLLNAGCTLQQTRELLTREIDWRLRCGARVLVSTPREDIGASMLIAEELEPNINVPVEVVPMEELESVLENASNGTVVTSRYFLQPIEELAKKHGVRAVAVDLNDFKAELGMLKELRQGSCVGLVSISPGILRAAEVILHSMRGNDLLLMTATPDIGSRLLALLRASSHVLCDRPSMPLVEQSLRQNRSQLMRMPQVHCAESYLSGDTIELLRKEIGLVSH
- the miaA gene encoding tRNA (adenosine(37)-N6)-dimethylallyltransferase MiaA; translation: MNQISPEFGTPSKLATNAEAPLVVALVGPTASGKTALALEIAEHFQLEILNIDSRQLYREMDIGTAKPTAEQQRRVTHHLLNLRSPNQPITLQEFQQEAAAAVNQVLQDRGVAFLAGGSGLYLKALTQGLQPPAVPPQAELRRQLQALGQTRCHQLLQQADPQAAAKIAPADAVRTQRALEVLYASGKPMSKQQSSNPPPWRVLELGLNPVELRSRIAQRTQQIYQEGLIEETKQLSQRYGPDLPMLKTIGYGEALEVLQGGLSEAQAIAITTKRTQQFAKRQRTWFRRQHSPHWLTGQDALSEAISLIEAGLG
- a CDS encoding dienelactone hydrolase family protein, with the protein product MSISYSLPPLRPEPSPGSWQMVNTGPVPLRCWWAPTSSAKPATRAVIVLPEIFGLNPWVRGVADRLSAAGVPALAMPLFARTAPELELGYDSESTREGRRHKEATSTEGILADVQASIHWLGRTLPANGQPLRITVVGFCFGGHAALLAATLADVQVSLDFYGAGVSRGRPGGGPPSLELLPFVEGELHCLCGSIDSLIPSSDQRAIQAALRAEDPTGLRLRYSLLEGADHGFMCEARDQYHQASAREGWRLLLDAALSDTAQS
- the infC gene encoding translation initiation factor IF-3; the encoded protein is MPPRPRFDRRAPVRELPNINDRINYPQLRVVDADGEQLGVIDREKALEVARERELDLVLVSEKADPPVCRIMDYGKFKFEQEKKAKEAKKKSHQTEVKEVKMRYKIDQHDYDVRIGQAQRFLKAGDKVKCTVIFRGREIQHTALAEVLLRRMAKDLEEPAEVQQPPKREGRNMIMFLTPRKAPLLKKDKEEGTGNNAVRTIPSPARRISTQD